In Microbacterium maritypicum, the following are encoded in one genomic region:
- a CDS encoding DUF2993 domain-containing protein yields MSDDNHTLPYPDASAEHPTLVIPRDGADQQADAAPRTRRRWPWVLLIVVVVLALLVVAAEFIARAVLPGIVRSIVIEQLDLPADQQLDVETQGLLLPQLIGGSLDTLHLSTDSVTLEGITGAADVTATGVPLRGGDLGGAAGTIRIDQAEFTSLLAGTELPVESVEFAAPNATVSGSISVFGAAVPLSLTLTPGAVEGDLELTPVAASIGGLDIDLDQVGSTLGSLGEGLTQPQRVCIADQLPAGLTLTGLEIVDGAAVIDIDVDGAIVTDTSLQEKGVCPS; encoded by the coding sequence ATGAGCGACGACAACCACACCCTGCCGTATCCGGACGCCTCGGCCGAGCATCCGACGCTCGTGATCCCGAGGGACGGCGCCGATCAGCAGGCCGATGCCGCTCCGCGCACACGCCGCCGCTGGCCGTGGGTGCTGCTGATCGTGGTGGTCGTGTTGGCGCTGCTCGTGGTCGCCGCCGAGTTCATCGCGCGCGCGGTGCTCCCGGGGATCGTGCGGTCGATCGTCATCGAGCAGCTGGATCTCCCCGCCGATCAGCAGCTCGACGTGGAGACGCAGGGACTGTTGCTCCCGCAGCTCATCGGCGGTTCCCTCGACACCCTGCACCTGTCGACGGACTCGGTGACGCTGGAGGGCATCACGGGGGCGGCCGACGTCACCGCGACCGGAGTCCCGCTGCGCGGCGGCGACCTCGGCGGAGCCGCGGGAACGATCCGCATCGATCAGGCGGAGTTCACCTCCCTGCTCGCCGGCACCGAGCTGCCCGTCGAGTCGGTCGAGTTCGCGGCGCCGAACGCGACGGTGAGCGGCTCGATCAGCGTTTTCGGGGCTGCTGTACCGCTCTCTCTGACCCTCACGCCCGGTGCCGTGGAGGGCGACCTGGAGCTCACGCCGGTCGCTGCGAGCATCGGCGGACTCGACATCGACCTCGACCAGGTCGGCTCGACGCTGGGGTCGCTCGGCGAGGGCCTGACACAACCGCAGCGGGTGTGCATCGCCGATCAGCTGCCGGCCGGACTCACCCTCACCGGGCTGGAGATCGTCGACGGCGCAGCCGTGATCGACATCGACGTCGACGGCGCGATCGTCACCGACACGTCGCTGCAGGAGAAGGGCGTCTGTCCGAGCTGA
- the argS gene encoding arginine--tRNA ligase: protein MNPESLAAAVLAVLAPIAEERRPGEPLGVSVKDIVLERPRNRDHGDWASNIAMRLAKPFGTNPRELAQQIADGLAAVDGIASAEVAGPGFINIRLDAAAAGALAKVIVDAGTAYGTNTSQEGVSVNVEFVSANPTGPLHIAHTRWAALGDSIVRLLLASGARAVREYYINDAGAQMDRFAVSILAAAKGEPTPEGGYPGAYIATLAGRVLEARPDLLQLPESEQSSVALELAYEFQLAEIKSSLDRFNVPFDVWFSERTLHAKDASGTSLIDQAVDRLREQGHVFDEDGAVWVRTTDFGDDKDRVIRRSNGEYTYFAADAAYYLNKGDRGFQNKIYLLGADHHGYVHRLKAVAGAAGEDPEKNVQVLIGQMVSINGARLSKRAGNIIEMDDLLDWLGTDALRYSLERSPADSPLDLDPELLQKRTNDNPVFYVQYAHARTHNVARNAADSGVDRSEFAPETLTHESEAALLGALQEFPRIVAFAAEVREPHRVARYLEELAGLYHRWYDNCRVIPQGDDPVETVHRTRLWLNDAAGQAFRNGLDLLGVRAPERM from the coding sequence ATGAACCCCGAATCCCTCGCCGCCGCTGTCCTCGCCGTCCTCGCTCCGATCGCCGAGGAACGACGTCCCGGCGAGCCGCTCGGAGTCTCCGTGAAGGACATCGTGCTGGAGCGTCCGCGCAACCGCGACCACGGCGACTGGGCATCGAACATCGCCATGCGGCTCGCGAAGCCTTTCGGTACGAACCCGCGCGAGCTCGCGCAGCAGATCGCCGACGGTCTCGCCGCTGTCGACGGCATCGCGAGCGCGGAGGTCGCCGGCCCCGGGTTCATCAACATCCGTCTCGATGCCGCCGCCGCGGGTGCGCTGGCCAAGGTCATCGTCGACGCCGGCACGGCTTACGGCACGAACACGTCGCAGGAGGGCGTCAGCGTGAACGTCGAGTTCGTCTCCGCGAACCCGACCGGGCCTCTCCACATCGCGCACACCCGTTGGGCGGCGCTGGGCGACTCGATCGTTCGTCTGCTGCTCGCAAGCGGCGCGCGTGCGGTGCGCGAGTACTACATCAACGACGCCGGAGCGCAGATGGACCGCTTCGCCGTCTCCATCCTCGCGGCCGCCAAGGGCGAGCCGACGCCCGAGGGTGGCTATCCCGGTGCGTACATCGCAACACTCGCCGGCCGGGTGCTCGAGGCGCGTCCCGACCTGCTGCAGCTTCCTGAGAGCGAGCAGTCGTCCGTCGCGCTCGAACTCGCCTACGAGTTCCAGCTCGCCGAGATCAAGAGCTCGCTCGATCGATTCAACGTGCCGTTCGATGTCTGGTTCTCCGAGCGCACGCTGCACGCGAAGGATGCATCGGGCACGAGCCTGATCGATCAGGCCGTCGACCGTCTGCGCGAGCAGGGTCACGTCTTCGATGAGGATGGCGCCGTCTGGGTGCGCACGACCGACTTCGGCGACGACAAAGATCGCGTGATCCGTCGCTCGAACGGCGAGTACACCTACTTCGCCGCTGACGCCGCGTACTACCTGAACAAGGGCGACCGCGGCTTCCAGAACAAGATCTACCTTCTCGGCGCCGACCACCACGGCTACGTGCACCGTCTGAAGGCGGTCGCGGGAGCAGCGGGTGAAGACCCGGAGAAGAACGTCCAGGTACTGATCGGGCAGATGGTCTCGATCAACGGCGCCCGCCTCAGCAAGCGCGCGGGCAACATCATCGAGATGGACGACCTGCTCGACTGGCTGGGCACCGACGCGCTGCGGTACTCGCTGGAGCGCTCGCCCGCGGACTCGCCGCTGGATCTGGACCCCGAGCTGCTGCAGAAGCGCACGAACGACAACCCGGTCTTCTATGTGCAGTACGCCCACGCCCGCACGCACAACGTCGCGCGGAATGCGGCCGACTCGGGCGTGGATCGCTCGGAGTTCGCGCCGGAGACGCTGACGCATGAATCCGAGGCCGCCCTGCTGGGAGCGCTGCAGGAGTTCCCCCGCATCGTCGCATTCGCCGCCGAGGTCCGTGAGCCGCACCGCGTCGCCCGGTACCTCGAGGAGCTCGCAGGGCTCTACCACCGCTGGTACGACAACTGCCGTGTGATCCCGCAGGGTGACGATCCGGTCGAGACCGTGCACCGCACGCGTCTGTGGCTGAACGACGCCGCCGGTCAGGCGTTCCGCAACGGTCTCGATCTCCTCGGAGTGCGCGCACCCGAGCGCATGTGA
- a CDS encoding SGNH/GDSL hydrolase family protein, with amino-acid sequence MKAPATRRRLRTAGVAIALLLAVAAGVVGMWRPWTPPPSAAPVGAPAAAAGTASEAIAPAPLTLPDHPTVLVFGDSWTYGSAATVPTLGYAYLLADLIGGETIVNGVRGSGYLKPGLDGPTFGERIAALDPSLAPDLVIIQGSINDRAQGVEGYREAVTSAWDALAATYPDAVIVVLGPAPHELPVGAATARIDTDLGELAGARGWWYLSPIARNWITEQNYLDVIDVEVGRKHPSTDGHRYLAEKLAAALEELRAAPVTEAGGSETTPDE; translated from the coding sequence ATGAAGGCCCCCGCCACCCGTCGTCGACTGCGCACCGCAGGGGTCGCCATCGCCCTCCTCCTCGCCGTCGCGGCAGGCGTCGTCGGCATGTGGCGACCATGGACGCCACCGCCCTCCGCCGCCCCCGTGGGAGCCCCGGCCGCGGCCGCCGGCACGGCCTCCGAAGCCATCGCGCCGGCTCCCCTCACACTGCCGGACCACCCGACCGTTCTGGTGTTCGGAGACAGCTGGACCTACGGCTCGGCGGCGACCGTCCCGACGCTCGGCTACGCGTACCTCCTGGCCGATCTGATCGGCGGCGAGACGATCGTGAACGGCGTCCGCGGCAGCGGTTACCTCAAGCCCGGCCTCGACGGCCCGACCTTCGGAGAGCGCATCGCGGCACTCGACCCCTCGCTCGCACCCGACCTCGTGATCATCCAGGGCTCGATCAACGACCGGGCACAGGGCGTCGAGGGTTACCGTGAGGCCGTGACCTCGGCGTGGGACGCCCTGGCCGCCACGTATCCGGACGCGGTCATCGTCGTGCTGGGACCGGCACCGCACGAGCTGCCGGTCGGGGCTGCGACCGCGCGCATCGACACGGATCTCGGCGAACTCGCCGGGGCCCGCGGCTGGTGGTACCTCTCCCCCATTGCCCGGAACTGGATCACCGAGCAGAACTACCTCGATGTGATCGACGTCGAGGTGGGGCGCAAGCATCCGTCCACCGACGGCCACCGGTATCTGGCAGAGAAGCTCGCCGCTGCACTCGAAGAGCTGCGCGCCGCGCCGGTCACCGAAGCGGGTGGGTCGGAGACGACCCCCGACGAGTGA
- a CDS encoding DUF2188 domain-containing protein, with product MNALRIVTRSKNGQWVNEVESAPELSRSYSSRDEAIEEGEALAAERGAKHVVEDSEPTGTITDGGAPEDDVAVVGEKPSTGAGTDTTDENGFPLENPSG from the coding sequence ATGAACGCGCTGCGGATAGTCACGAGGTCGAAGAACGGCCAGTGGGTGAATGAGGTCGAGAGCGCTCCGGAACTCTCGCGCAGCTACAGCAGCCGCGACGAGGCGATCGAGGAGGGTGAGGCGCTCGCCGCGGAGCGCGGCGCGAAGCACGTCGTCGAAGACAGCGAGCCGACGGGAACGATCACCGACGGCGGTGCGCCGGAGGATGATGTGGCTGTCGTGGGGGAGAAGCCTTCCACCGGGGCGGGGACGGACACGACGGACGAGAACGGGTTCCCGCTGGAGAACCCGTCCGGCTGA
- a CDS encoding sugar ABC transporter ATPase encodes MESTPDGVSEVGADAVQPLRDADATAVGDGRDPAQAEWEQTTALDGGATDDVLDPATATGADPDELAAPDDEVPADDLPRSALQPESQGDDPLLAEIGEDGEGDLGTGDI; translated from the coding sequence ATGGAATCGACACCGGATGGCGTTTCGGAAGTCGGAGCGGATGCCGTGCAGCCGCTGCGCGATGCGGATGCCACAGCCGTCGGGGACGGCCGTGACCCGGCTCAGGCCGAGTGGGAGCAGACGACGGCGCTCGATGGAGGGGCGACCGACGATGTGCTCGACCCGGCGACCGCCACGGGCGCCGACCCGGATGAGCTCGCTGCTCCAGACGACGAGGTACCCGCGGATGACCTTCCCCGATCCGCGTTGCAGCCGGAGAGCCAGGGGGACGACCCCCTCCTTGCCGAAATCGGTGAGGACGGCGAGGGCGACCTCGGGACCGGAGACATCTGA
- a CDS encoding HAD family hydrolase, whose product MTDQSSLPSWRDTRTRRDIEAFVASVTEGPDAVPVEERIAVFDNDGTLWSEKPMPTQLHYVVEQWRTAAERAPELAERQPYLAAVSGDFGWLSAAIDKHYSGDDSDLKTIIQALVGLTDGMSVEDYALSVGEFYRTAQHPALKRPYADAVYQPMVELLRYLERHGFTCYIVSGGERDFMRPMTQANYGIPPERVVGSAFGLTWDDADATVKYSSSLAFFDDGPEKPVRIWSRIGRRPLFAGGNSNGDTAMLDFARKGPRPGFAILIHHDDPDRGDAPYDAGAEKALAAADDAGYTVVSVKDDWATVFPQAASEVDGA is encoded by the coding sequence ATGACCGATCAAAGCTCTCTCCCCTCCTGGCGCGACACCCGCACGCGCAGAGACATCGAGGCCTTCGTCGCCTCCGTCACGGAGGGCCCGGATGCGGTGCCGGTCGAGGAGCGCATCGCCGTGTTCGACAACGACGGCACACTGTGGTCGGAGAAGCCGATGCCCACGCAACTGCACTACGTGGTCGAGCAATGGCGTACAGCGGCGGAACGCGCGCCGGAGCTCGCGGAGCGGCAACCGTACCTCGCCGCGGTGAGTGGCGACTTCGGCTGGCTGAGCGCGGCGATCGACAAGCACTACAGCGGTGACGACTCCGATCTGAAGACCATCATCCAGGCGCTCGTCGGCCTCACCGACGGGATGAGCGTGGAGGACTACGCGCTCTCTGTCGGAGAGTTCTATCGCACGGCGCAGCATCCGGCCCTGAAGCGGCCGTACGCCGACGCCGTGTACCAGCCGATGGTCGAGTTGCTTCGGTACCTCGAGCGCCACGGCTTCACCTGCTACATCGTGTCGGGCGGCGAGCGCGACTTCATGCGACCGATGACGCAGGCCAACTACGGCATCCCGCCGGAGCGCGTCGTGGGCTCGGCCTTCGGTCTCACCTGGGACGACGCCGACGCGACCGTGAAGTACTCGTCATCCCTCGCATTCTTCGACGACGGACCCGAGAAGCCGGTGCGCATCTGGAGCCGCATCGGCCGACGGCCGCTGTTCGCTGGCGGCAACTCGAACGGCGACACGGCCATGCTCGACTTCGCCCGCAAGGGACCCCGCCCCGGATTCGCGATCCTGATCCACCACGACGACCCCGACCGCGGCGACGCACCCTACGACGCGGGCGCGGAGAAGGCGCTCGCTGCCGCCGATGACGCCGGGTACACCGTCGTGAGCGTCAAGGACGACTGGGCGACCGTGTTCCCCCAGGCCGCTTCCGAGGTCGACGGCGCCTGA